From the genome of Pelobacter propionicus DSM 2379, one region includes:
- the asnS gene encoding asparagine--tRNA ligase: MRTIIRQLLSQGVSGQTYAIAGWVRSLRISKGIAFIALNDGSNLAGIQVVVEEQSPAFSEIDAIATGCSLRVTGTLVASPAAGQERELRAESIAIVGTSDENYPLQKKRHSFEYLREIAHLRPRSNTFGAVFRLRSRLAQAIHRFFGDNNFLYVHTPIITASDCEGAGELFRVTTLDAASPPLLEGRPDFGQDFFGQKTGLTVSGQLEGELFALAFSDIYTFGPTFRAENSNTPRHAAEFWMIEPEMAFADLADDAALAEKFVRYLCRFALEECAEEMAFFDRQIEKGLLERVRRVAEADFVRMEYDEAIQRLQRSGVTFSYPVEWGLDLQTEHERYITEKIVGGPAFILNYPRDIKAFYMRSNPDNRTVAAMDLLVPKVGEIIGGSQREERLDVLEARMAELGIAREPLWWYLESRRWGSCPHAGFGLGFERLVMYLSGMENIRDVIPFPRTPRHAEF, translated from the coding sequence GTGAGAACAATCATCAGACAGCTGCTGTCCCAGGGGGTAAGCGGACAGACCTACGCCATTGCCGGCTGGGTCCGATCCTTAAGGATTTCCAAGGGAATCGCCTTCATCGCGCTCAACGACGGCTCCAACCTGGCCGGAATCCAGGTGGTGGTGGAAGAGCAGAGCCCGGCCTTTTCTGAGATCGACGCCATAGCCACCGGCTGTTCCTTACGGGTCACGGGCACGCTGGTGGCATCACCGGCCGCCGGCCAGGAGCGGGAACTGCGCGCGGAGAGCATCGCCATCGTGGGTACCAGCGACGAGAACTACCCGCTGCAGAAGAAGCGGCACTCTTTCGAATACCTGCGGGAGATCGCCCACCTGCGGCCGCGCAGCAACACCTTCGGCGCGGTGTTCAGGCTGCGCTCCCGCCTGGCCCAGGCCATCCACCGCTTCTTCGGCGACAACAACTTCCTCTACGTGCATACGCCGATCATCACCGCCAGCGACTGCGAGGGGGCCGGCGAGCTGTTCCGGGTGACCACCCTGGACGCCGCCTCCCCTCCCCTGCTGGAGGGGAGGCCGGACTTCGGCCAGGACTTCTTCGGCCAGAAGACCGGCCTGACCGTCAGCGGTCAGCTGGAGGGGGAACTGTTCGCCCTGGCCTTCTCCGACATCTACACCTTCGGCCCCACCTTTAGGGCCGAGAACTCCAACACCCCCCGCCACGCCGCCGAGTTCTGGATGATCGAGCCGGAGATGGCCTTCGCCGACCTGGCCGACGACGCCGCCCTGGCGGAGAAGTTCGTCCGCTACCTCTGCCGCTTTGCCCTGGAGGAGTGTGCTGAGGAGATGGCCTTCTTCGACCGCCAGATCGAGAAGGGGCTCCTGGAGCGGGTGCGCCGGGTAGCCGAGGCGGACTTCGTGCGCATGGAGTACGACGAGGCCATCCAACGGCTGCAGCGGTCGGGCGTCACATTCTCCTACCCGGTGGAATGGGGGCTGGACCTGCAGACCGAGCACGAACGCTACATCACCGAGAAGATCGTGGGGGGACCGGCCTTCATCCTCAACTACCCCCGGGACATCAAGGCCTTCTACATGCGCAGCAACCCGGACAACAGGACCGTGGCAGCCATGGACCTGCTGGTGCCCAAGGTGGGCGAGATCATCGGCGGTAGCCAGCGCGAGGAGCGGCTGGACGTCCTGGAGGCACGCATGGCGGAGTTGGGCATCGCCCGGGAGCCGCTCTGGTGGTACCTGGAGAGCCGCCGCTGGGGGAGCTGCCCCCACGCCGGTTTCGGCCTCGGCTTCGAGCGGTTGGTGATGTACCTGTCCGGCATGGAGAACATCCGCGACGTTATCCCTTTCCCCCGCACTCCGCGCCACGCCGAGTTCTGA
- a CDS encoding surface-adhesin E family protein yields the protein MKSILSLLLLTVLLCSCSRDERPDKWAFLSKDRDSTYYYTLDKMKRKDDQHLVKIWVKTVFHDIRHIRDDDVSYAKNMFMIKCDERRYKVNIGFNYSPSNEAVSKTAMEQEVGIPLVIDKTNKEITAPPVTPDPYLPITPDTPAARLYDIVCR from the coding sequence ATGAAATCCATTCTTTCCCTTCTGTTGCTGACCGTTCTGCTCTGTTCCTGCTCCCGCGATGAGCGGCCGGACAAGTGGGCATTCCTGTCAAAGGACAGGGACAGCACCTACTACTACACCCTTGACAAGATGAAGCGGAAAGACGACCAGCATCTGGTCAAGATCTGGGTAAAAACCGTATTCCATGACATCCGGCACATCAGAGATGACGACGTGAGCTACGCGAAAAACATGTTCATGATCAAATGCGATGAGCGCAGATACAAGGTAAACATCGGCTTCAACTATTCTCCATCCAACGAGGCGGTGTCAAAAACAGCCATGGAGCAGGAAGTGGGGATACCGCTGGTCATAGACAAGACAAACAAAGAGATCACTGCTCCACCTGTTACGCCGGATCCCTACCTGCCCATCACTCCAGACACTCCGGCGGCACGCCTGTACGACATCGTCTGCCGCTAA
- a CDS encoding DUF503 domain-containing protein, with product MFIFCLELHLSLSCDSLKGKRGIVKSLLGRSRNRFNVSCAEVDRQDNPRVAVLGFVTVSPDKGIARSTLERLEDWVYENWPDVEITGSDISEV from the coding sequence ATGTTCATCTTCTGTCTCGAACTCCACCTCTCCCTCTCCTGCGACTCGCTGAAGGGGAAGCGGGGCATCGTCAAGAGCCTTCTGGGGCGCAGCCGCAACCGCTTCAACGTCTCCTGCGCCGAAGTGGATCGCCAGGACAACCCCCGGGTGGCGGTGCTGGGTTTCGTCACCGTCAGCCCGGACAAGGGCATCGCCCGCTCTACCCTGGAGCGACTGGAGGACTGGGTCTACGAGAACTGGCCGGACGTGGAGATCACGGGATCGGATATTTCGGAGGTATGA